The Desmonostoc muscorum LEGE 12446 genome includes a region encoding these proteins:
- a CDS encoding histone deacetylase family protein, with protein MKAIVSPYFDVPGPAKFLWRGHFIEHPDVAQRGNQIRLGLEKAECEIVFASQPKLHESRLRESILAVQDPAYVDYLESAWQHWSRMENASTEIFPNISPNRHLVHFNESPVALAGWYIADGAAPIGKYTWRNALGSVSAVIEATSYLKAGELAVYALCRPSGHHACRDMAMGMCFLNNAAIATHELRTKFSRIAILDIDMHHGNGTQQIFYQRGDVLTISIHGNPTNFYPFYTGFENERGSGDGEECNLNIPLPPGTNEASYLQALEKALAVVSSFNAEALVVATGFDTFKSDPLGCFALESTSYNQIGRKIKSLGLPTLFVQEGGYFVEALSENVRQLVTGFKNI; from the coding sequence ATGAAAGCCATAGTAAGTCCATACTTTGACGTTCCTGGTCCGGCAAAATTCCTCTGGAGAGGGCACTTTATTGAACACCCTGATGTTGCACAAAGAGGTAATCAGATTCGTTTGGGGCTGGAAAAGGCGGAATGTGAGATAGTGTTTGCATCGCAGCCAAAACTTCACGAATCAAGGCTGCGTGAATCAATCTTAGCGGTACAAGACCCTGCGTATGTTGACTATCTTGAGAGTGCTTGGCAACACTGGTCAAGAATGGAAAATGCCAGTACAGAGATTTTTCCCAACATTTCCCCAAATCGGCATCTGGTTCACTTCAACGAAAGTCCAGTGGCTTTGGCTGGATGGTACATTGCTGACGGCGCAGCACCAATCGGAAAATACACATGGCGAAATGCTCTCGGAAGTGTATCTGCGGTTATTGAAGCAACTTCATATCTCAAAGCAGGAGAGTTGGCTGTCTATGCCTTGTGTAGACCAAGTGGGCATCATGCTTGCCGGGATATGGCAATGGGTATGTGCTTCTTGAATAACGCTGCGATCGCTACACATGAGCTTCGCACAAAGTTTTCCCGAATTGCAATTCTTGATATTGACATGCATCATGGTAACGGCACCCAGCAGATTTTTTATCAGCGCGGTGATGTTTTAACAATTTCGATTCACGGTAATCCCACCAACTTTTATCCTTTTTATACAGGCTTTGAAAACGAACGCGGCAGCGGTGATGGAGAAGAATGTAACTTGAATATTCCCCTACCTCCTGGAACTAATGAGGCTTCTTATCTACAAGCTTTAGAGAAAGCTCTAGCTGTGGTGTCGTCGTTCAATGCAGAAGCTTTGGTCGTAGCGACTGGCTTTGACACGTTTAAATCAGATCCGCTGGGTTGTTTTGCTCTTGAGTCCACCTCTTACAATCAAATTGGCAGGAAAATCAAGTCACTTGGTCTGCCGACTCTTTTTGTACAGGAAGGTGGCTACTTTGTTGAAGCCCTAAGTGAAAACGTTCGACAATTAGTCACAGGTTTTAAAAATATTTAA
- a CDS encoding DUF981 family protein, which yields MFIDYITLMLINMVAGLFILADYVYRGIDSSHQKQWIPGFGITGAIALTTGLHMSFTWPIGGSFNIAFGETSVLFGILFVAAAIALSMGWDLLTIAVYGFFAGLVAIVVGIRIINLNMTKQPLLSGIGFILTGLGGMFAAPTLYWKTNRTWRLIGVGVLVVAALIWALTGYLAYWNHLESFQKWVPAPMRK from the coding sequence GTGTTTATCGACTACATCACGCTCATGTTAATAAATATGGTAGCCGGGTTATTTATACTGGCTGACTATGTGTATCGTGGGATAGATAGCTCACATCAAAAACAGTGGATTCCCGGATTTGGGATTACAGGTGCGATCGCCTTAACAACTGGTTTACACATGAGCTTCACCTGGCCAATTGGTGGTAGTTTTAACATTGCCTTTGGTGAAACAAGTGTTTTATTTGGCATCTTGTTTGTTGCAGCAGCCATCGCCCTGTCTATGGGTTGGGATTTATTGACAATCGCGGTTTACGGTTTTTTTGCTGGTTTAGTGGCGATCGTTGTGGGTATCCGCATCATCAACTTGAATATGACAAAACAACCCTTGTTGTCAGGAATCGGTTTTATCTTAACAGGATTAGGTGGTATGTTTGCGGCACCAACTCTCTATTGGAAAACCAACCGAACTTGGCGGCTAATTGGTGTTGGTGTATTAGTAGTAGCCGCTTTAATTTGGGCATTGACTGGATATTTGGCTTACTGGAATCATCTAGAAAGTTTCCAAAAGTGGGTTCCAGCGCCAATGCGTAAGTAA
- a CDS encoding methyltransferase domain-containing protein, protein MKKNLTEQMRTNTTDLFQGIQTKIDFNPYARDEYEKRVVSQDRLLDIGGRNSYSISRQRIDLLNQNPNNTIVSTDVIADYKPDLIDDICNTKIEPNSFSGIYCNAVLEHVQEYWKAIDNIYNILEEKGEAFFYIPFFWSFHDQMDYHRFTFTEIARMLGKFSEIKIFCPGDAQGFGFVFWYIITITNIRKFPKLAEFLSKTTNFFLKIYLFIVYNINSKNIKNKYNNISWEEYCFYYTFLYINHGFCAWVKK, encoded by the coding sequence ATGAAAAAGAATCTTACAGAACAGATGAGAACCAATACTACAGATTTATTTCAAGGTATTCAAACAAAAATAGATTTCAACCCTTATGCCAGAGATGAATATGAAAAGCGAGTGGTATCTCAAGATAGATTGCTTGATATTGGTGGAAGAAATAGCTATTCAATAAGTCGTCAGAGAATCGATTTATTAAATCAAAATCCCAATAATACAATCGTATCTACAGATGTTATTGCTGATTATAAACCAGACCTAATCGATGACATTTGTAATACTAAAATAGAGCCTAATTCTTTTAGTGGTATCTATTGTAATGCTGTATTAGAACATGTTCAAGAATATTGGAAAGCAATAGACAATATTTATAATATTTTGGAGGAAAAAGGAGAAGCCTTTTTTTATATTCCATTTTTTTGGAGCTTTCACGATCAAATGGACTATCACAGATTTACTTTTACTGAAATTGCAAGAATGTTGGGAAAGTTCTCTGAAATTAAAATATTTTGTCCTGGAGATGCTCAGGGATTCGGTTTTGTTTTTTGGTACATTATAACAATCACTAACATAAGGAAATTTCCTAAATTAGCTGAATTTTTAAGTAAAACAACAAATTTTTTCTTAAAAATTTATTTATTTATTGTTTACAATATCAACAGTAAAAACATTAAAAATAAGTATAATAATATTTCTTGGGAAGAATATTGTTTTTATTATACGTTTTTGTATATAAATCATGGTTTTTGTGCATGGGTAAAGAAATAA
- the grxC gene encoding glutaredoxin 3 — protein sequence MLDFLNPLLNRHPERVKANVEIYTWQTCPYCIRAKMLLWWKGVNFTEYKIDGDEAARAKMAERANGRRTVPQIFINNEHIGGCDDLYQLDTQSQLDPLLAQ from the coding sequence ATGCTGGACTTTCTTAATCCCCTTTTAAATCGCCATCCAGAGCGAGTTAAAGCCAATGTCGAAATTTACACATGGCAAACTTGTCCTTACTGCATTCGTGCCAAAATGCTGCTGTGGTGGAAAGGTGTCAACTTTACTGAGTACAAAATCGACGGCGACGAAGCAGCCAGAGCGAAAATGGCGGAACGCGCTAACGGACGGCGCACAGTACCACAAATTTTTATCAATAACGAACACATTGGTGGTTGCGACGATCTTTATCAGCTAGATACACAAAGTCAACTCGATCCTTTGTTGGCTCAATAG
- the tadA gene encoding tRNA adenosine(34) deaminase TadA, with amino-acid sequence MLNKYGDYLIHQQWMNRALELAQAAGDAGEVPVGATIVDSAGNLIAEGENRKERDQDPTAHAEILALKRAATTLQNWHLNECTLYVTLEPCPMCAGAIVQARVGLVVYGVDDTKTGAIRTVINIPDSAASNHRLQVIGGILESACRQQLQAWFATKRGKRK; translated from the coding sequence ATGCTGAATAAATATGGTGATTATCTTATACATCAACAATGGATGAATCGTGCCTTAGAATTAGCACAAGCAGCAGGTGATGCAGGTGAAGTCCCTGTAGGGGCTACGATCGTCGATTCCGCTGGCAATTTAATTGCCGAGGGAGAGAACAGAAAAGAACGCGACCAAGACCCTACCGCTCATGCGGAAATTCTTGCTCTCAAGAGAGCTGCCACAACTTTACAAAATTGGCATCTGAATGAGTGTACTCTGTATGTAACTTTGGAGCCTTGCCCAATGTGTGCAGGTGCGATCGTCCAAGCTCGTGTAGGACTAGTTGTATACGGGGTGGACGATACAAAAACTGGCGCAATTCGCACAGTTATTAACATACCCGACAGCGCTGCTTCTAATCACCGCTTGCAGGTAATTGGAGGCATTCTAGAATCAGCTTGTCGTCAACAGTTACAGGCTTGGTTTGCGACTAAGCGGGGTAAGAGAAAATAA
- a CDS encoding lysophospholipid acyltransferase family protein, giving the protein MMEFYSLFDTCQQTPANPQTDVTTSRVSPWLSPLAYLFGRHCLLPLFFGRIRITGQKNIPTTGPVIFAPTHRARWDGLLIPYAVANCMTAKDLRFMVTIDECQGLQGWFVRRLGGFPVNTRQPSIGSLRHGVELLKQRKAVVIFPEGNIYRHAQAPLKPGIARLALTAESSDRSLGVKVIPISINYSQPYPNWGTDVSIHIGCPIRVKDYIRGSIKQDAKSLTADLAKVLQQLSHQETEITNHTFAEITNS; this is encoded by the coding sequence ATGATGGAATTTTACTCTTTATTCGATACTTGCCAGCAAACACCAGCAAATCCTCAAACGGATGTTACTACCTCAAGGGTTTCTCCTTGGTTAAGTCCTCTGGCGTATTTATTTGGTCGTCACTGCCTATTACCATTATTCTTTGGGCGAATTAGAATAACCGGACAAAAAAATATCCCCACAACTGGGCCTGTGATCTTTGCTCCTACCCATAGGGCACGTTGGGATGGATTGCTCATACCCTATGCCGTTGCTAATTGTATGACAGCAAAAGACCTGCGATTTATGGTCACCATTGATGAATGCCAAGGATTGCAAGGCTGGTTTGTGAGACGTTTGGGGGGTTTTCCTGTAAATACTCGACAGCCCTCAATTGGCAGTCTGCGACATGGAGTTGAGCTGCTTAAACAGCGAAAAGCCGTGGTAATTTTTCCAGAAGGTAATATTTACCGTCATGCTCAAGCCCCTTTGAAACCGGGAATTGCACGTCTGGCTTTGACTGCTGAATCTAGCGATCGCTCTTTGGGAGTCAAAGTTATACCCATAAGCATCAATTACAGCCAACCATATCCTAATTGGGGTACAGATGTGAGTATTCATATTGGCTGTCCAATCAGAGTTAAGGATTACATTCGTGGCTCTATAAAACAAGATGCCAAAAGCCTCACAGCTGATTTAGCAAAGGTACTTCAACAATTAAGCCACCAAGAAACAGAAATTACTAACCACACATTTGCAGAAATTACAAATTCTTGA
- a CDS encoding Ycf66 family protein: protein MVTLAQVNFGLNLGGLIGIIYLLLAIVYFILTLAWLVQRGTRLRGWALSLYITQVIFTPIVLLLCGGILFFQGWRLDPILQIEQFLLSLLIIYLTIKDIVINAVYK from the coding sequence ATGGTCACTTTAGCTCAAGTTAATTTTGGATTAAATCTAGGTGGTTTAATTGGAATTATTTATTTGCTTTTGGCAATTGTCTACTTTATTTTGACATTGGCTTGGCTAGTCCAACGTGGAACCAGACTTAGAGGTTGGGCTTTAAGTCTTTATATTACCCAAGTGATATTTACGCCAATTGTCTTGTTATTATGCGGAGGAATATTATTTTTTCAAGGTTGGCGTTTAGACCCAATTCTTCAAATTGAACAGTTTTTATTATCGCTATTAATTATTTATTTAACTATCAAAGATATTGTGATTAATGCAGTTTACAAATAA
- a CDS encoding ATP synthase F0 subunit B: MLQSQLPNVEPNLNGSNPPPQEYVGGEGSIDIQEELNRLEEMVLSSLRIPLTGRTLIDEEKLLDQLDYIRLGLPGIFQEAAAILEQKEEILLEAEEYGQQIVEAAQAKKAQILAESDILQQAKQEAEQMRRQVQQECEAIMQETLTEIERKRYACQQELEQMRQTAIAHAQEIEDGADQYADSVLENIEQDLQEMLRIITNGRQQLRVDNLTQRNSPPGNKR; encoded by the coding sequence ATGCTACAATCACAACTCCCCAATGTTGAACCCAATCTCAACGGAAGCAACCCCCCCCCTCAAGAGTATGTCGGCGGAGAGGGAAGCATAGATATTCAGGAGGAACTCAACCGTCTAGAGGAAATGGTTCTCTCTAGTCTCCGGATTCCCCTGACGGGACGCACACTCATCGATGAAGAAAAGCTGCTAGATCAGCTTGACTACATCCGCCTTGGTTTGCCAGGAATTTTTCAAGAAGCAGCAGCAATTCTGGAACAAAAGGAGGAAATTCTCCTGGAAGCAGAAGAATATGGCCAGCAAATAGTTGAAGCCGCCCAAGCAAAAAAAGCTCAAATTTTAGCTGAAAGCGATATTCTTCAACAGGCAAAACAAGAAGCTGAACAAATGCGGCGACAAGTGCAACAAGAGTGTGAGGCAATAATGCAAGAAACTCTGACTGAAATTGAGCGCAAGCGGTATGCTTGTCAGCAAGAGTTGGAGCAAATGCGACAAACAGCGATCGCTCACGCTCAAGAAATTGAAGATGGTGCCGATCAATATGCCGATAGCGTCCTAGAAAATATTGAGCAGGATCTCCAAGAAATGTTGCGAATTATCACCAATGGACGGCAACAATTGCGAGTTGATAACCTCACACAACGCAATTCACCTCCTGGTAACAAGAGATAA
- the coaD gene encoding pantetheine-phosphate adenylyltransferase, with translation MIAIYPGSFDPITLGHLDLIQRGSRLFERVIVAVLRNPNKMPLFSVQQRLDQIRLSTQHLPNVEVDSFDGLTVNYAQMRHAQVLLRGLRAVSDFEVELQMAHTNKTLSTQIETVFLATSNEYSFLSSSVVKEIARFGGSIDHLVPPHIALDIYQCYNHNSPMLNPISTEATPPLKSMSAEREA, from the coding sequence GTGATTGCGATTTACCCTGGCAGCTTTGACCCCATCACCTTGGGACACCTCGACCTCATCCAGCGCGGTAGTCGGCTGTTTGAGCGTGTAATTGTCGCTGTACTGCGGAACCCTAACAAAATGCCACTCTTTAGTGTTCAGCAACGGCTAGATCAGATCCGTCTTTCTACACAACATTTACCTAATGTAGAAGTAGACAGTTTTGATGGTTTGACCGTCAATTATGCCCAAATGCGACATGCACAAGTTTTGCTACGGGGCTTACGGGCTGTGTCAGATTTTGAAGTGGAACTGCAAATGGCTCACACAAATAAAACTCTTTCTACCCAAATAGAAACAGTTTTTCTCGCAACCTCAAATGAGTATAGTTTTTTAAGTAGTAGTGTGGTAAAAGAGATTGCAAGGTTTGGTGGCTCTATCGATCATCTCGTTCCCCCACACATTGCCCTAGATATATACCAATGCTACAATCACAACTCCCCAATGTTGAACCCAATCTCAACGGAAGCAACCCCCCCCCTCAAGAGTATGTCGGCGGAGAGGGAAGCATAG
- the lgt gene encoding prolipoprotein diacylglyceryl transferase: protein MALDFSTLPLAFQFTSPGPILVRIGPLTIRWYGLLIATAVLIGVMLSQHLAKRRHVNPELLSDLFFWLLIGAIPGARLYYVLFEWPKYASTPEKIFAIWEGGIAIHGAIIGGVLASLIFAKLKQVSFWQLADLVAPSLILGQAIGRWGNFFNSEAFGDPTNLPWKLYIPPERRPLEYVNFDYFHPTFLYESLWDLMVFTLLITLFFRSLSGKPRLKVGTLFLVYWPAYSLGRLWIEGFRTDSLMLGPLRMAQVVSSLGILLGLFGLAWLYLLKRPLPDVIPSPKGDGEMRG, encoded by the coding sequence ATGGCACTGGATTTTTCCACCTTGCCCTTGGCATTTCAATTTACTTCCCCAGGACCAATTCTGGTGAGAATAGGGCCATTGACTATCCGCTGGTATGGCTTGTTGATTGCCACAGCTGTGTTAATTGGCGTCATGCTTTCCCAGCATTTGGCAAAGCGCCGTCATGTTAATCCGGAGTTACTGAGCGATTTGTTCTTTTGGTTGTTAATTGGTGCAATTCCCGGCGCACGACTATACTACGTTTTGTTTGAATGGCCAAAATATGCCTCCACTCCAGAAAAAATCTTTGCTATCTGGGAAGGAGGTATTGCCATTCACGGAGCTATTATTGGCGGGGTTTTGGCGTCTTTAATTTTTGCTAAACTCAAGCAGGTTTCTTTCTGGCAACTGGCGGACTTAGTAGCGCCTTCGCTGATTTTAGGGCAAGCGATCGGACGTTGGGGTAATTTTTTCAACTCAGAAGCTTTTGGCGATCCTACCAATTTACCTTGGAAGCTATATATTCCACCAGAACGTCGTCCCCTAGAGTATGTTAATTTTGATTACTTTCATCCCACCTTCCTGTATGAATCTCTGTGGGATTTAATGGTGTTTACGCTGCTAATAACGTTGTTTTTCCGGTCTTTATCCGGCAAGCCACGCCTGAAAGTAGGCACGCTGTTTCTAGTTTACTGGCCAGCATACAGCTTAGGACGCCTGTGGATTGAAGGATTTCGCACTGATAGCTTGATGCTGGGGCCTTTGCGGATGGCACAAGTAGTGAGTTCTCTGGGAATTTTATTGGGATTATTTGGGTTAGCTTGGCTTTACTTACTCAAACGCCCTTTGCCTGATGTGATTCCTAGTCCTAAGGGAGATGGGGAGATGAGGGGATGA
- the cobM gene encoding precorrin-4 C(11)-methyltransferase: protein MCSDKSKYTENLSYKKTPYTIEPSVYIVGAGPGDPDLLTVKAQKLLAVADVILFADSLVPEQILEICRKDAEIIRTANQTLEEILAIMVEKVRSQHKSLVRLHSGDPSLYSAIHEQMHLLAEANIPFEVIPGISAFQAAAAKLKVELTVPGLVQTIILTRISGRTEVPAPEELTSLAAHQASLCLYLSARHIENAQAKLLEHYPAETPVAICFRIGWPDEKIRVVPLSQMADCTHQEKLIRTTLYIISPALSPATGRSRLYHPEHSHLFRSSH, encoded by the coding sequence GTGTGTTCTGATAAAAGTAAATATACAGAAAATCTGAGTTATAAAAAAACACCATACACTATAGAACCATCTGTGTACATTGTCGGAGCAGGGCCTGGAGATCCCGATCTATTAACGGTGAAGGCACAGAAACTATTGGCTGTTGCTGATGTGATTTTATTTGCTGATTCTTTAGTTCCAGAACAGATTTTAGAAATTTGCCGAAAAGATGCTGAGATAATTAGAACTGCAAATCAAACTTTAGAAGAGATTTTGGCGATTATGGTGGAAAAGGTGCGATCGCAACACAAATCTCTAGTCCGTCTCCATTCCGGCGATCCCAGCCTGTACAGCGCTATCCACGAGCAAATGCACCTCCTCGCAGAGGCAAATATTCCTTTTGAAGTCATACCCGGTATCAGCGCTTTTCAAGCTGCTGCTGCCAAACTCAAAGTAGAACTGACTGTACCTGGTTTAGTCCAAACCATCATTTTGACACGCATCAGCGGACGTACAGAAGTCCCCGCCCCGGAAGAATTAACTTCCCTAGCAGCACATCAGGCTAGCCTTTGCCTATATTTGAGTGCGCGTCATATCGAAAATGCTCAAGCCAAGCTACTCGAACATTACCCAGCCGAAACCCCAGTGGCGATCTGCTTTCGCATCGGATGGCCGGATGAAAAAATTAGGGTTGTGCCTCTGAGTCAAATGGCAGACTGTACTCATCAAGAAAAACTAATTCGCACCACACTTTATATAATCAGTCCAGCACTGTCGCCAGCAACAGGGCGATCGCGTTTATATCATCCTGAACACAGTCATTTATTTCGTTCGTCTCATTGA
- a CDS encoding phenylpyruvate tautomerase MIF-related protein: MPLIKVQTSASAPQKAEIESMLLSLSAKLAKHLGKPESYVMTAFEPEIPMTFAGNTDPVCYVEIKSIGTMKPDQTKAMSDDFCQQINQTLGVPKNRIYIEFADAKGAMWGWNGTTFG; encoded by the coding sequence ATGCCATTAATTAAAGTCCAAACTTCTGCATCTGCTCCTCAAAAAGCTGAAATTGAATCAATGCTTTTGAGCCTATCAGCCAAGTTAGCAAAACATTTGGGAAAACCAGAATCCTATGTCATGACGGCTTTTGAACCAGAAATTCCTATGACTTTTGCGGGTAATACAGACCCAGTTTGTTACGTTGAAATTAAGAGCATTGGCACCATGAAGCCAGACCAAACTAAAGCGATGAGTGATGATTTTTGTCAGCAGATTAACCAAACGCTGGGTGTGCCTAAAAATCGAATTTATATAGAGTTTGCAGATGCTAAGGGTGCAATGTGGGGCTGGAACGGCACTACCTTTGGTTAA
- the rlmN gene encoding 23S rRNA (adenine(2503)-C(2))-methyltransferase RlmN, which yields MSATPLVSQVDSHNPVKSALLPPLLGATIAELTAWVQQQGQPAYRGKQLHEWIYHKGVRSLSDISVFSKQWRAELAEIPIGRSTLHYRSVAPDGTVKYLLRLADEQIIETVGIPWENRLTVCVSTQVGCPMACDFCATGKGGYKRNLAVHEIVDQVLTVQEDFQQRVTNVVFMGLGEPLLNTENVLAALRSLNQDVGIGQRSLTVSTVGIRDRIRQFAQHHLQITLAVSLHAPNQELREKLIPSARAYPLEDLLAECREYVEITGRRVTFEYVLLAGVNDLPEHALELSKCLRGFQSHVNLIPYNPIQEVDYKRPNRDRIQAFLNVLKQQQTAVSVRYSRGLEADAACGQLRASK from the coding sequence ATGTCTGCTACGCCTCTTGTTTCTCAGGTTGACTCACACAACCCAGTCAAATCAGCATTACTTCCTCCCCTACTTGGTGCAACCATCGCGGAGTTAACTGCTTGGGTGCAACAACAGGGACAACCTGCTTACAGAGGAAAGCAACTACATGAATGGATATATCACAAGGGAGTGCGATCGCTCTCTGATATTTCTGTCTTCTCGAAGCAATGGCGTGCAGAACTTGCAGAGATTCCCATCGGACGCTCAACTTTACACTATCGCTCCGTAGCACCCGATGGCACGGTGAAATATCTTTTGCGATTAGCAGATGAGCAAATTATTGAAACTGTTGGTATCCCTTGGGAAAATCGGCTGACGGTTTGCGTCTCTACTCAAGTGGGTTGTCCTATGGCGTGTGATTTCTGCGCTACTGGTAAAGGAGGCTACAAGCGCAACTTAGCAGTGCATGAAATTGTCGATCAGGTGTTGACTGTCCAAGAAGATTTTCAACAACGGGTTACCAATGTCGTGTTTATGGGATTGGGTGAACCGTTGTTGAATACTGAGAATGTCCTAGCAGCCCTGAGATCTCTCAATCAGGATGTCGGTATAGGACAGCGATCGCTGACTGTTTCTACAGTTGGTATTCGCGATCGCATCCGTCAGTTCGCGCAACACCATTTGCAAATCACTCTTGCGGTTAGTCTCCATGCGCCCAACCAAGAACTCCGAGAAAAACTCATCCCCAGCGCCCGCGCTTATCCTCTAGAAGATTTGCTAGCTGAATGTCGGGAATATGTGGAAATCACTGGACGCCGCGTTACCTTTGAATATGTTCTCCTGGCTGGTGTGAATGATTTGCCAGAACACGCATTAGAATTATCGAAATGTCTGCGGGGATTTCAAAGTCATGTGAATTTGATTCCTTACAACCCCATCCAAGAAGTAGACTATAAACGCCCTAACCGCGATCGTATTCAAGCATTTCTCAATGTCCTCAAGCAACAACAAACTGCTGTTAGCGTCCGTTACTCTCGTGGTTTGGAAGCTGATGCTGCTTGTGGACAACTCAGAGCAAGTAAATAA
- a CDS encoding tetratricopeptide repeat protein: protein MSKDRWNNRSKNTVPLKLPITYLKPVKRNTITHEFDSGSQAEIPPPPESDEHLSEASRLLRQGIQQQQAGELIAAMKSLQQSLILFQAVKDLQKQAQVLSFLGLVTYSAGDYKNTISYSQECMSLSEETSDLALQMQALSHLGNAYRHLNDHNKATEFLEKCLKITKQLQDKRSQVAALNNLGLVYKALGNFTQAIEYQQQSLEIVRELKDHWGEEQVLKNLGNAWYGLDNYPKAIAYYEQCVILARSLKNVRSASQVLKNLGNACCAIYDYTKAIKYYEERLQLAREIQDKRSEEQSLGSLGVACEALGDYNKAVTYHEERLLLARTIKDRRSEEEALARLKAAYYVLGDYAKAYDLSKS from the coding sequence ATGTCTAAAGACAGATGGAATAATAGATCAAAAAATACAGTCCCCCTGAAATTACCCATAACCTACCTAAAACCAGTGAAGCGCAATACAATTACCCATGAATTTGACTCTGGTTCACAAGCAGAAATACCACCTCCACCGGAAAGTGACGAACATTTATCCGAAGCATCTCGGCTGCTACGACAAGGTATTCAACAGCAGCAAGCTGGTGAATTAATAGCGGCAATGAAGTCTTTACAACAATCTTTGATATTGTTTCAAGCAGTTAAGGATTTACAAAAACAGGCACAGGTACTTTCTTTTTTAGGATTGGTAACTTACAGCGCAGGAGACTACAAAAATACTATCTCTTACTCTCAAGAGTGTATGTCTTTAAGCGAAGAAACCTCAGATTTAGCATTGCAGATGCAAGCACTTTCGCATTTGGGCAACGCATACCGTCACCTAAATGACCATAACAAAGCAACTGAATTTCTAGAAAAGTGTTTAAAAATAACCAAGCAGCTACAAGACAAACGCAGTCAAGTAGCAGCACTAAATAATTTGGGATTGGTATATAAAGCTTTAGGTAACTTTACACAAGCTATTGAGTATCAGCAGCAAAGCCTAGAAATTGTGCGGGAACTCAAAGATCATTGGGGCGAGGAACAGGTACTCAAAAATTTGGGTAATGCTTGGTATGGTTTGGACAATTACCCAAAAGCGATCGCCTACTATGAGCAATGTGTAATACTAGCACGCTCCTTAAAAAATGTTCGCAGTGCTTCTCAGGTGCTAAAAAATTTAGGTAATGCTTGTTGTGCCATATATGATTATACTAAAGCCATTAAGTATTATGAAGAGCGGTTGCAATTAGCTAGAGAAATTCAAGACAAGCGTAGCGAGGAACAGTCTTTAGGTAGTTTAGGAGTTGCTTGTGAAGCTTTGGGTGACTATAACAAAGCAGTTACATATCATGAAGAACGTTTGCTCTTAGCTAGGACAATCAAAGATCGGCGTAGTGAAGAAGAAGCTCTTGCTCGTTTGAAAGCTGCTTACTACGTCTTGGGCGATTATGCTAAGGCTTATGATTTATCTAAAAGTTAA
- a CDS encoding NADAR family protein, giving the protein MTIYFYSIREQYGCFSNFSPHGFELDGLYWPTSEHYFQAQKFVGTPHAEQIRLVKMPKDAARMGRERKRPLRQDWEQVKDNIMRQAVLCKFQTHTDIRDILLSTGDEEIVENSPIDFYWGCGADGSGKNMLGKILVEVREILCHAYSTDIDNSTVE; this is encoded by the coding sequence ATGACAATCTACTTTTATAGCATTCGTGAACAATATGGCTGTTTCTCTAACTTTTCACCCCACGGCTTCGAGTTAGATGGATTGTATTGGCCGACTAGTGAACACTACTTTCAAGCACAAAAGTTTGTTGGTACGCCTCATGCAGAACAAATCCGTCTGGTTAAAATGCCTAAAGATGCTGCAAGAATGGGGCGTGAAAGAAAGCGTCCATTACGCCAAGACTGGGAACAAGTTAAAGACAACATTATGCGTCAAGCAGTGTTATGTAAATTTCAAACTCATACAGATATCAGGGATATCTTACTTTCCACAGGCGATGAAGAAATTGTTGAAAACTCACCCATCGATTTTTACTGGGGTTGCGGAGCTGATGGTAGTGGCAAAAATATGCTAGGCAAAATTTTAGTGGAGGTGCGAGAGATCCTATGCCATGCCTACAGCACAGATATTGATAATAGTACAGTAGAATAA